The window GACACAGTGACTCACTCATTGCAGCGACAGCTTCAGCAGTATTGCTTCGCCATATCCATGGCCTTCTCTCTCTCCATCTCCGCCCTATTGCTTCTCTTTCTCCTCTCCTTCTCCGTCACCAGCCTGCAGCAACCTACCAATGGAGGCCCCGTCATCTTCAACTTCGGCGACTCCAACTCCGACACCGGCGGACTCATCGCCGGACTCGGCTACACCATCAACCCCCCTTACGGCCGCACCTACTTCCATCGATCCACCGGCCGCATGTCCGACGGTCGCCTCATCATCGACTTCCTCTGTAAGTGCTCTCCACCTCGTAAATAGTAACTTCTTTTTCACCGTAGAATTCTCTGACGACTGCATGTCTGTCGGTGCTTTCTTTATTTATATTTGTTAAATAAATCTGGGAGGTGTTAAGCACTGAAACGACATCGTAGCATGGTAGTAATGGGGTTGAGGTCCACCCTAACTAGATCTGTAGTGTGAATTTTAGTTCGACACGTGTACTTATGCATAATGCATGTGGATTTTGTTTTTTTCGATGAATCTTATGCATGTGGATTACTAAGATTTGATGTGTTTTCTCGGACTAATACTGATGTAGGTGGTAGCAAAACTGCAGAAGTCATGTGTTACAAAATCTTCCATGATATTTGTACAATGGTTGTTTATTTTTCTTGAGATAGGGGTTTAGAATCCGAAGTCAAAATTAGTGTATACGTCTCAACAGTCTGATTTGTGATGTTGTTAAAATATTGAAATAAACTTCTAAGAGCAACTCATTAGTCGTTGGGATTTCTCTAAGAGATGGATGTATGGTGTTATCTTGTGCAGGCCAAAGTTTGAACACTAGCCTATTGGCTCCTTACCTAGACTCTTTATCAGGGTCTAAGTTCACAAATGGGGCGAACTTTGCAATAGTTGGGTCGTCTACCTTCCCTAAACGCATCCCTTTCTCTTTGAGCATCCAAGTCATGCAGTTCCTTCATTTCAAAGCCACTGCAGGTATCTACGGTGAATATATTTCATCTTGTTACATTACACATTTATAGTTTGAGTTTGAGTTTTGTCGCTGCTCTTGCACAGTATTTCTGTCTTGCATTGTAATTGACAACTGGTCAACTGCTTGTGAATGTGTTTATGTGATTCTTTTGTTTCTGCACATTACTAGATGTATAACCCAGCTAGCTGATTATGATGCTTCATGAACTTTTATTAGGCGCAAAAGACTTGATAGATGAAGAAGGTTTTCGGAAAGCACTCTACATGATTGACATTGGACAAAATGACCTTGCTCAGTTGTTTTCCAAAAATCTGTCATTAACACAAATAACAAAGAAAATCCCACCCATCACTACTGAAATCAAGAACGCTGTTAAGGTGAGATTGTTTGATAGACAAAAACATTAAAAATCTTGTGTTTTCAACATTTTTATGGCCTTCCACAACTTTTATGATACAAAATGACTACTGCATCATTTTGCAGACTTTATATGATCAAGGCGGGCGTAATTTTTGGATACACAACACTGGGCCATTGGGTTGTCTCCCTCAGAAACTTTCTTCAGTCCAGCAGAGGGACATGGATACATATGGATGCCTCTCAACTTACAATGCGGCTGCAAGATTGTTCAATGTAGGATTGCGCCATACATGCGATGAGATGAGGTTTGAGCTGAAGGATGTCAAAGTAGTATATGTAGATGTATATGCCATCAAGTATGACCTCATTGCTAACTCCACCAAATACGGTAAGCCAATTTCTTGATTTACAAATTTTAAACTATGCAACTTCAATTAGTACAGGGATTCAAGTCATTCAACGTACAATTATTTTTGCCCCTATGTATAGGTTTCACTAGTCCTCTAATGGCATGCTGTGGAAACGGAGGTCCTCCATACAACTACAACATGAGGCTGACATGCGGCTATCCCGGTTCTCAGGTTTGCAAGGATACATCCCAATTCATAAGTTGGGATGGGATTCACTACACTGAAGCTGCAAACACCATTGTAGCCTCAAAGATACTATCGACAGATTATTCTATACCGCCGATTCCGTTTGATTTCTTTGTTCGTAGTTAGTCACTTAGTCCACTGTTTGAATTCTTTTTGTTTCCAATTTCTCTTCTGCTGTATTTTCAAAGATTCAAGAGCACGGTAGACATTGGAGAAGAAAGTTTTCGGAATGTTAGAAATTGTTACAAGCGTGCCTGTGTATCAGATTGAAACCCCATGGTCTTGCAAATATCGTTACGAGCTGCCAAAACTGAACCAAGTAAATGTAGTGCTCTATTCTCGAAAACCACTGATACCTGTCCCAAAAAAATGCATGAACTCACTGACTGATGGCAAAACTTTTCTAGGCACCATAGCCAACCCGATAGTAAGAATTTGCACAACAGCATTCTGAACATTTTCAAGTTGTGAGAAATGGAAAAAAAGAAGAAAGTGGATAATAGGTGGAAACCAGAAAATTTAATCCAACCAAATGGAGCAGCTAACAAAAATTTGATTGGCATATTAGAAAGTTTACTCTGTGATCTTCTAATCTTCAAAGTTCTTCATTAAACCAGTACATTGACGTTAACATACGTTATCTGCTAACATGTTCTTCAAAGTCATATCTTCATTAAACCAGTACATTGACGTTACGAAAACAAATTACATGACATAACCAGACCCCGGAGGATTACAAACTCACTGAAGCTAAAGCCAGATTACACTTTTTCCTTAACTGCTGATTTCGTCAGAGAAATACAGACCGTCGACAATTCCAACAGCCCTGTCCTCCTTGGGGCACTGAGATGCCCAGTGGTCACCAAACATCATGCAATTATGACATAACCTGATTTTAGCACGTCCACCATCTTGATTACTGCATCGCCCTGAAAACAACTGATCACAAACCTTACAGACTATGTCACAGCTGCTAACAGTTGCATTCTTTGGGATAAAACTCTGGTACGGGCATTCGAATTCACCATGTTCATCAACCAAGGAACAAATTATACATGTACCTGTTTACAGTTTGCAAATCCGTTAACAAAACAATGATAAAAAATGATAATGAAACCCAAAAACATACAAAAAGAGAAGCTGTAGATGCAATGGTTGAAAAATGACTTAGCCACATAAGTACACAAGTTCTCCAGATAAATCTCTAAAAACACCAAGGATTGCAAGAAATCACAAACCATGCATAGGGGAAACCTAAGCAAATTCCATGCAACTGAAAATAGAAAATCAAAAGCATACCAGGAATTGCGCCATTAATGGGTGAACCATCGCAAAAAAGTGACACATAATCTATGAGACATGGTTCCTGAGGAGGAAAAATAACTGTGCACAGGCATTAGTTAGAAACCAAATACATATACACATATTGATTCCTAAGGCCAAAAGAATATAAGATCAATCTTACATTCCGAAAGATCAGGACCACATTCACGGGGGATGATTGTAGAAGCGCGAGGAGGACGCTCAACAGGATTGGGGACGACGGACAGGTCCAGGCTTTCGAGGAATTCCGATGACCTCAACACCTCCATACCCTTTACTGGCTGATAATTTTCTTTTTTGGAGAAACCTTTACTCGCTGATTGATTGAGATCTGTTTCGTCTTCCGTTATTTATAACTAGAAATCTGACCCGCGCTTTGCTGCGGTATGTATGAAGCTTTTCATAACTCAAAACTTCCTCCATTTAGTATGATCGAATAAAAGAAAAGATTAATAAGTATGTTTTATGATCATTCTGATATTACTCAGATAAATCAAAAGTCATCACATGTTACTCAGTTATCGCGTTTTTTTGTTTGATAACTCGGATTCGAGGTTTATTTATATCTATTACTAAGTTGCTCCTTTTCTGGGATTTATGTATTCACAAAAATTGGTGGAAATATTGTACCAATGAGTCTCACAATTGATTTGAATCTTTACAATGTAGGTATCCCAAAGGACACATGCTTAACATTGGTTAACTGTTTATGGATACCTATTATGTTTTCATTGTCATTCAAATGACATTTCCAGCAATATGAGTCCTTTCATCTTCTATTAAGAATTTGTTTGCTCACTCCTCTTTCTTTAATTAACTGATGTTTTTTCATCTCTAAAATGCTAAAAAAACACTGTTCTTGTTGTTCATTACACCATCAAATTAGTCCAATATTGCGTCGGCATGTTTATCTTATGACGAAAAGCTATAGAAGCTCCAGATGTTCCTTCATTCTCCAAGTTCTGAAGAAAACAGAAAAAGTCAATTTCTCGAGGACATTCAATTCCACATTGCATATCTGTGAAGTGTACTGTAATTCAAGACACGATCATAACTTATAAAACTAAGGATGAAACTGAAAATGAAAGAGTTGTATGAAAGAATGGGAATACAACGTAGGACATTGCAGAGCATTGAGTTTACTAAGATGAAGAAGTTTGCAAAATCTTCTCAATTTTCAACTTGCAGATACCAATGAATTTCACATTTACTTCTAAAACATTTTGGCCAACTGCATATTCATTCAACTGTAAATCCATCTTCTAAAATTGTAAAACTATATTTGTTAACATAATAGCTACCTTATACAGCACTGATCCTAAACATCAAACACCATAAAATCTTGACAGAGACTATTGAAAAGATATAATAACGACTAAAATTCTGCATGAACTTATTAGTTATTATAAGTTCCATTTGATTTTGATGACTTCACTTTTGGTGTGTGTAGTTTATTTTTATCACCAAAAGTTTCTGTTCTGGACTTCAAATCCTTATACTTACAAATCACTGGACCTTGCAACATAAGACAATGTGTATTTTTTTTTCTTCCATAAGTTAAAAAAACCACAGGGACAGATTCAACAAATACAACTCGAGCAATCAATTGTACATGTCTTGTAAACTAAGTTAGATACAGTTTTTTCCTGCAATCTTATTTGTCCTGTTAACAAATTCATGGTCACAGCTGTAAATTTGTAATTTGATATCGACAAATTGAGTCCTGAATTTAAAAGAATAAATGGTTCATTTACTCATTCGTTATAAACATAACTTGAAAATCAAGATAAATAAAGATGACCAAATATTCATAATTTAAACAGTTTAATCATTAATATAGGACATGACATAAACTAAGAGAATAAGAAAGTCCACGTCTACGCAACAAACAACAACAACAACAACAACAAGAGGAGGAAATAACTAATTTTTTTTATAAAAAAAAAATCTTCGCAGCACTGTTCACGTGAACAGTGTCAGTGAACAGTACTGACGTCAGCACAGAAAATATATATATAGTAAATACAAAATTCAACGCGTATTTGGGTTGGGCTTTACACATTTAGGCGAAGCCAGGTCCATTATTTTTAAGCGATGCCAAAAGCCTGAAAATTGAACCACATAGGGACGTAAATAAATTGGATGTCTACATACATAAATTTAGAGGACGACTAATCAAAATTTTGATACCCCAAAAGGTGTTACTAATGAAATTAGAAGGAGAGGGGCTAACATGAACCACAAGGTAATAAACTAAAATTGATATACGACTTATTCAGATGAAATCTTTGCAAATGGGCATGACTAAGAAAATTGAAAAATTCATGAGTAAATTAAATTGTCAAAATTGAGAGAACAAGGATATCGATTAAAATAGTGTTAACCCCAAACCATAGGGGTAAACTGAATTTTGATCAAAAAAACAAGAAAGACTTGTACATCAATCTAGTAGTGAGATTATACTTACGGATAACATTAGACAACAACATCATAAATGATAAATGTGTATCAAGTCATAAGTTAAATAGGTATAAAGGACTAACTGTATAATTTTTTTTCTTGTATACAAAAATGAAGAAGAAAAAGACAAGGTTGTATAAGACTTTAATAAAGATTTATTTATTTGGACATAAAATAGTCTCATTTTTCATTTCTTTTCAAATAGGCTCATGATAAAGATTGTTATTAGAATAGACAATGAGAGGTAAATGGGCATTTGCCTTTCGAGAAAACTAGGGTAACAGAAGAAAAGGAGTCGTCTTCTTCTTAATCTCTCCAGGTAAATAGAGCCGTATGTACGTCTTGTGTTCAGGGTTTGTGTTTTCGGTTTCCCTCATCTAACCCAGCTTCAATGAATTGAATGTGTTTGTTGCCAAAAAGCTGGGCTACATGTCTCTTTGTTACATTTGATATATACATTTTTTTTAATTTTTTTTTGCAGTTTTCAGTTTTGTTGTTCTTTGTTGGCTACAATTTCCTTATTTCCTTGCAATTTGACAGAGTATTTGATACAAAACTGAAAATTACCAATGGCAAAAACGAGCTCCGGACCACCAAACATCAAGGCTATGATCAAAATTAACAGGCCTCATGGAGGAGACCCAAATGATTTTCCAGAAGATTTCAAAAATGTGAATAACAGCAATAAAAGGTTTAACAAGAGTTTGTACAATACAACTTATACTTTAGTATCAGAGGGCTACATCGACTCTGCTATGGAGCTGATTGATAAGGCCATAGAAGAGGGCGATGCATTAAAGGTGGTGGCCATGACCAGCATGCTCGAAGAGTACACTGAGGCTGGCAAGGCCATGGAGGCTCTGGATTTGTACCAAAAGATGTTAGATTGTGAAGATTGTATGCTTACACATACAGTGTTCTCATCAAGGCACTGGCTGCAGACCTGGACCCCAATTTTCTCGGGGTTAACAGGGAATGTGTCATGGAGATAATGGGGCAGACACTGCAGCCCAATGCGGGCACATACACGGTTGTGTTTGATGAATATGCAAGGCACAACAAGATGGAGGAGGCCAAGCAATTTCTAAAGGAGATGAAAGCTAAAGGGTTTGTGTTTGACAGGAAGGCAATGAGGGCCATCAGGCAGGTTCTCAAGGACAAAGAACATATATGCTCACAAGCATCATGCACGTTCTCTATGGTACGTAGCCGATTGAACATTCTTGATTCCCTTTACTTCATTGGGTTTGTATACAACTAGCAATATCAATTGAAATTGTTTCTGATATATATCGTGTAGTTATAAATTTGTAATTTGAGTTGATCGATCTATCTAGTAATGTCCCTACCTTATGTGCTATTGTGGTATGAAATCATGAATTAAGATTGCTATAGTTGTAGTGTTAAACTCCTGAATGAACTGCAAATGCATCTGATACTTAGCTGCTTTGGAGTTATGTTTCCTCATTGCTAGCTTTTGTTCAACTATATTTGATTAGTGTCAGGTAAAAACCTGTGGTGTGATAAGAATTAGGAAAATTCAGGATTGTTCTTATGTGTTATTTTTCCCAGCTCTAATGAATTATCTTATTCTTATGCAGGTGACCTAGAAGAGTACTCAGACGACTCAGATGGTTATGATGAAATTAAGGAGGTCAGCAAACAAACCAAACAAGTCATCAAGGGCGACCAAGAAAACCCCATACATTTGCAACGAGTCTTCAACATAATCTACAAGGATAAACAGATACGTGACAAATTTCTTCTTGAAAGTAAGTTGGATAGAAAGACACATGGTTGCTGCAATCAAGAAAGTATTATCGGGACAACTTATATAGGAATGATTGGTGCAAGTGTTATCTTTCTTGTTGCTGATCAGAGGGGAACTATTCTCAGTAATGGCTACGTGCAGGGTGATAAATATGAAAAGTTCCATATTACTAACGGCAGAGTCTTGGCGGTTAAGTCACGAAATGCACAACTTACTAGGAGGTAGTATCAGGTTTCTATGGATCCCTGCATTTGAGTTGACATTAGGAGGACACGGTGGTAAACTAGATATGCAATATTCACGTATTTACAAGTCAAAAAGTAACCATGAATGTGTGTTCAATTCTCTTGATGGTGTTGCAGTTGCTTCACTCTTAAGTCCCTCGACCGGTGGCCACGCCCAAGTTGTTAAAATTCCAAGAAACAATATTTGCATTATAGGTACTCCTTTCCCAGTGTTGCAAGCAATTCACTATGCTTATGATCGTTTAAGGCTCATCCTCTCACGTGGCTTCTTTATGGTGGCTAAAAGTTTTACTTATAGCTCTCACACTTATGAGCAACTAAAGAAAGCTTTGGCAGATCGTTTGCATTATTTAGAGATGCATCTCATTTCAAGGGAAAGAGAAGAGACTTTGACATTCATTTTGAGGTTTACTGATGCAGAAACTACATACCCGTAATGATTTTATCTTCCAGTTGCATATGCTCTAAAAAGAGAAATTGCAAAAAACTAAAAATCCTAAAAATTGAAAATGTGTCTAAGAGGAACTAGAGAGAGAGAGCTATGTCTAAAGTGCTTCTTTGCGTGAAAAAGTTACAGAGAATGCTTCTTAATTCTCTCTTATTTATTAGAAAACCCTTTCAATTTATTGCAATATGATAACCTTAATTTTATATTATTCTCTTTTAATATGACAGCGATATCATTTAATGAGTCATCAAAACAAACTAGAACCCTTCTTCTAGCTGTCATTAAGGTTAGGAAACCCTAACAAATGGTCCACGGGCTTGCCGATGTGGTCTGAACCTCGAAATAGAGTTTCGGTCCAAAAATTAAATATTTTGTGTCATGCGTTTTCTTCTCATATAGTTCGGTCTTTCTCACTTTATAACATAATCAACGAAACCATAGACAATTATCACAGTGCCACTTACGGTCACTGTACTAGTCACTGTCGCTGTTCCGTGACACACTTTCTCCTCTCTTTTTTTCTCTGTTGAGGTTTACCGCCAATTACCGAAATGCAGGAGGTTCACCATCTTCGACGTCTCACCTAAAATTGGCGTTAGAGTGAGAGATCGTGGTTGCTAGCATTCCACTCTCTGACGCCAAAGTCGGTATATGACAAAAATCAGGAAAATTCAGGATTGTTCTTATGTGCTATCTATCCCAGCTCTAGTGAATTATCTGATTCTTATGCAGGTGACCTGGAAGAGTATTCAGACGACTCAGATGATGATGATGATGTAATTAAGGAGGTCAGCAAACAAATCAAACAAGTCATCGAGGGCGATCCATAAAAAACCTCATATATATGCAACGAGTCTTCAACATAATCTACAAGGCTAGACATATTTCTTCTTGAAAGCAAGTTGGATAGAAAGACACATGGATGCTGCAATCAAGAAAGTATTACCGGGACAACTTATATTGGAATGATTGGTGCAAGTGCTATCTTTCTTGTTGCTGATCAGAGGGGAACTATTCCCAGTAACGGCTACGTACGGGGTGATAAATATGAAAAGTTCTATATTATTAACGGTAGAGTCTTGACGGTTAAATCACGAAATTCACGACTTACTGGAAATATGCTAGACACCGCTAAAAAAGTGGTCGAGATAGCTTTGGGCCAGGATGCAGTTGAATCCATTCACCTTGCAGCCTGTACTGCTATGGCTTTGATCGACAATTGGGAGATGAATCATCTCGGGAAAGAGTGTGCAATAGGGACCTTAATTGCCGGTTGGCATGGAAATGAGGCCATAATGTATCTTGTTTATTCTTCCAAGCGTGAAGCTGGAGGTGGTATCAGGTTTCTAAGGGTCCCTGTAATTGTGTTGGCATCAGAGGGACCATTGGCAGAGCTACCATAGAACCAATAGGGGCCCGAGCCCTCAGAGAAATATTAAAATTTGCTCACTGACCTCCTTTTATGCCCCCACTGTTATGACTTATGAAGGCTAACTAGATGATGGGTTAGCCATTTTCTTCTATTTCTAATGGGAACTAGATGATGACTAGCTACTAATTAGCATTCTGTCTCTCTTTTATTTATTGCATTTGGGCTTTAGTCTTTGGTTGGGCTTTGGGACTGTATCCCACATCACTTCTTCTCCTCATACCTCCTCCATAATATGATGATTATGATCTCATTAGCTCTGTAGTTACAATTCTCTCATCTTTTTCGTCTCCATGCGTTTCCTCACTCTCTTCTATCGTTCTATGTTGTGCACATCTCTTTCTTTCTATACATTTTTCTTGATGTACATAAATTTTAGCATGTTTTTCTATCAATGGTGACTATAGATGATAGATCTTATGCATGTGTTTCTATTGCATATCAATATTTATCTGTTAAATAAAT of the Fragaria vesca subsp. vesca linkage group LG6, FraVesHawaii_1.0, whole genome shotgun sequence genome contains:
- the LOC101307999 gene encoding GDSL esterase/lipase At1g09390-like, with amino-acid sequence MAFSLSISALLLLFLLSFSVTSLQQPTNGGPVIFNFGDSNSDTGGLIAGLGYTINPPYGRTYFHRSTGRMSDGRLIIDFLCQSLNTSLLAPYLDSLSGSKFTNGANFAIVGSSTFPKRIPFSLSIQVMQFLHFKATAGAKDLIDEEGFRKALYMIDIGQNDLAQLFSKNLSLTQITKKIPPITTEIKNAVKTLYDQGGRNFWIHNTGPLGCLPQKLSSVQQRDMDTYGCLSTYNAAARLFNVGLRHTCDEMRFELKDVKVVYVDVYAIKYDLIANSTKYGFTSPLMACCGNGGPPYNYNMRLTCGYPGSQVCKDTSQFISWDGIHYTEAANTIVASKILSTDYSIPPIPFDFFVRS
- the LOC101292619 gene encoding uncharacterized protein LOC101292619, with product MEVLRSSEFLESLDLSVVPNPVERPPRASTIIPRECGPDLSEFIFPPQEPCLIDYVSLFCDGSPINGAIPGTCIICSLVDEHGEFECPYQSFIPKNATVSSCDIVCKVCDQLFSGRCSNQDGGRAKIRLCHNCMMFGDHWASQCPKEDRAVGIVDGLYFSDEISS